A window of the Pseudomonas furukawaii genome harbors these coding sequences:
- a CDS encoding PA0069 family radical SAM protein: MSVILPPRGRGTGSNPLNRFAPTTSVALDDGWFQEVPPSRATEVRLETAKSIITRNQSPDLPFDRSVNPYRGCEHGCIYCYARPSHAYWDLSPGLDFETRLIAKTNAVALLEQQLSRPGYQCAPINLGSNTDPYQPIEREHRLTRQTLEVLLRYRHPLTIVTKGSLVLRDLDLLTQLAEQKLVKVLISLTTLDDELKRTLEPRAAAPSARLGAIRVLRENRVPVGVLCSPMIPMINDMELESLLEAARDAGARQASYMLLRLPREVAPLFEEWLEAHYPQRAAHVMSIIRQCRGGEVYDSRFGHRFRGQGPFAELLAQRFAVALRKLGLDRRMDQELDRSRFCPPGGQMALL, translated from the coding sequence ATGTCCGTCATCCTCCCGCCCCGTGGCCGCGGTACCGGCAGCAATCCCCTCAATCGCTTCGCACCCACCACCTCTGTGGCCCTGGACGACGGCTGGTTCCAGGAAGTCCCGCCCAGCCGCGCCACCGAGGTGCGACTGGAAACCGCCAAGAGCATCATCACTCGCAACCAGTCGCCGGACCTGCCGTTCGATCGCTCGGTGAATCCCTATCGCGGCTGCGAGCACGGCTGCATCTACTGCTACGCACGTCCCAGCCACGCCTACTGGGACCTGTCCCCGGGCCTGGATTTCGAGACCCGGCTGATCGCCAAGACCAATGCCGTCGCCCTGCTCGAACAGCAGCTGTCCAGGCCCGGCTACCAGTGTGCGCCCATCAACCTGGGGTCCAACACCGATCCCTACCAGCCCATCGAGCGGGAGCACCGGCTGACCCGCCAGACCCTGGAGGTGCTGCTGCGCTACCGCCATCCCCTGACCATAGTCACCAAGGGCTCGCTGGTCTTGAGGGACCTGGACCTGCTCACCCAACTGGCGGAGCAGAAGCTGGTGAAGGTGCTGATCAGCCTCACCACCCTGGACGACGAACTCAAGCGCACGCTCGAACCCCGTGCCGCCGCGCCCTCGGCGCGATTGGGCGCGATCCGCGTGTTGCGGGAGAACCGGGTGCCGGTGGGCGTGCTCTGCTCGCCGATGATTCCGATGATCAACGACATGGAACTGGAAAGCCTGCTGGAGGCGGCCCGGGACGCCGGTGCGCGGCAGGCGTCCTACATGCTGCTGCGTCTGCCCCGTGAAGTGGCGCCGTTGTTCGAGGAGTGGCTGGAGGCCCACTACCCCCAGCGCGCCGCCCACGTCATGAGCATCATCCGCCAGTGCCGGGGCGGCGAGGTCTACGACAGCCGCTTCGGTCACCGCTTTCGCGGCCAGGGCCCGTTCGCGGAGTTGCTGGCCCAGCGCTTCGCCGTGGCCTTGCGCAAGCTCGGACTGGACCGGCGCATGGACCAGGAACTGGACAGGTCACGCTTCTGTCCGCCGGGCGGACAGATGGCGTTACTTTGA
- a CDS encoding carbonic anhydrase, whose product MSNEHDKQRSESAEEALRTIVEGFQRFRDEVFPQQEELFKKLAHEQKPRAMFITCADSRIVPELITQSSPGDLFVTRNVGNVVPPYGQMNGGVSTAIEFAVMALGVHHIIICGHSDCGAMKAVMDPQTLERMPTVKAWLRHAEVAKVVVQENCGCANHESLEVLTEENVVAQLDHLRTHPSVAARLASGQLFIHGWVYDIETSVIKAYDAELGRFRPIGDGPLPMATPRPRYQVD is encoded by the coding sequence ATGAGCAACGAGCACGACAAGCAGCGGAGTGAAAGCGCCGAAGAGGCGCTGCGGACCATTGTCGAGGGCTTCCAGCGCTTCCGCGACGAGGTCTTCCCCCAGCAGGAAGAGCTGTTCAAGAAACTGGCTCATGAACAGAAGCCCCGCGCCATGTTCATCACCTGCGCGGATTCTCGGATCGTGCCCGAGCTCATCACCCAGAGCTCCCCGGGCGACCTGTTCGTCACCCGTAACGTCGGCAACGTGGTTCCACCCTATGGCCAGATGAACGGCGGCGTATCCACCGCCATCGAATTCGCGGTGATGGCCCTGGGCGTGCACCACATCATCATTTGCGGGCATTCCGACTGCGGCGCCATGAAGGCGGTGATGGACCCCCAGACCCTCGAGCGCATGCCCACCGTCAAGGCCTGGCTGCGTCACGCCGAAGTGGCCAAGGTGGTGGTGCAGGAAAACTGCGGGTGCGCCAACCATGAGTCCCTGGAGGTGCTGACCGAGGAGAACGTGGTGGCCCAGCTCGACCACCTGCGGACCCACCCCTCGGTGGCGGCACGCCTGGCCAGCGGCCAGTTGTTCATCCACGGCTGGGTCTACGATATCGAGACCTCGGTGATCAAGGCCTACGACGCCGAACTGGGCCGCTTCCGCCCCATCGGCGATGGCCCGCTGCCCATGGCCACGCCGCGTCCGCGCTACCAGGTGGACTGA
- the coxB gene encoding cytochrome c oxidase subunit II, producing MMRHPRVWMGLLLWSVLSQAQAAWTVNMTPGATEVSRTVFDLHMTIFWICVVIGVIVFGAMFWSMIIHRRSTGQQPAHFHESTTVEILWTVVPFVILVLMAIPATKTLIDIYDTSESGLDVQITGYQWKWHYKYLGQDVEFFSNLATPSEQIHNKAPKDEHYLLEVDQPLVVPVGTKVRFLITAADVIHSWWVPALAVKKDAIPGFVNESWTRIEKPGLYRGQCTELCGKDHGFMPIVVEAKSQEDFAKWLAARKEETAKLKELTDKEWTLDELVARGDKVYHTSCAACHQPEGQGMPPMFPALKGSKIATGPKADHLNIVFHGKPGTSMAAFGKQLSEVDIAAVITYERNAWGNNTGDMVTPKEVLALKQAESQ from the coding sequence ATGATGCGACATCCACGAGTCTGGATGGGACTCCTGCTGTGGTCTGTTCTCTCCCAGGCCCAGGCGGCCTGGACTGTCAACATGACGCCCGGTGCCACCGAGGTCAGCCGCACCGTCTTCGATCTGCACATGACCATCTTCTGGATCTGCGTCGTCATCGGCGTGATCGTGTTCGGTGCCATGTTCTGGTCGATGATCATCCACCGCCGCTCCACCGGCCAGCAGCCGGCGCATTTCCACGAAAGCACCACGGTGGAAATCCTCTGGACCGTCGTGCCCTTTGTCATCCTGGTGTTGATGGCGATTCCCGCCACCAAGACCCTGATCGACATCTACGACACCTCCGAGTCCGGGTTGGATGTGCAGATCACCGGCTACCAGTGGAAATGGCACTACAAGTACCTGGGCCAGGACGTGGAGTTCTTCAGCAACCTGGCCACGCCCAGCGAGCAGATCCACAACAAGGCGCCGAAGGACGAGCACTACCTGCTGGAGGTCGACCAGCCGCTGGTGGTGCCCGTGGGCACCAAGGTGCGTTTCCTGATCACCGCCGCCGACGTGATCCACTCCTGGTGGGTGCCGGCCCTGGCGGTGAAGAAGGACGCCATTCCCGGCTTCGTCAACGAGTCCTGGACGCGCATCGAGAAGCCCGGCCTCTACCGTGGCCAGTGCACCGAGCTGTGCGGCAAGGACCATGGCTTCATGCCCATCGTGGTGGAGGCCAAGTCCCAGGAGGACTTCGCCAAGTGGCTGGCCGCGCGCAAGGAAGAGACCGCCAAGCTCAAGGAGCTGACCGACAAGGAGTGGACGCTGGATGAACTGGTGGCCCGTGGCGACAAGGTCTACCACACCTCCTGCGCCGCCTGTCACCAGCCCGAGGGCCAGGGCATGCCGCCCATGTTCCCGGCGCTCAAGGGTTCGAAGATCGCCACCGGGCCGAAGGCCGACCACCTGAACATCGTCTTCCACGGCAAGCCCGGCACCTCCATGGCGGCCTTCGGCAAGCAACTGTCGGAAGTCGATATCGCCGCTGTCATCACCTACGAGCGCAACGCCTGGGGCAACAACACGGGCGACATGGTGACGCCCAAGGAAGTGCTGGCCCTGAAGCAGGCGGAAAGCCAATGA
- the ctaD gene encoding cytochrome c oxidase subunit I — translation MSAVIDQDHAGHDHHHGPAKGLMRWVLTTNHKDIGSLYLWFSFAMFLLGGSMAMVIRAELFQPGLQIVQPEFFNQMTTMHGLIMVFGAVMPAFVGLANWMIPLMIGAPDMALPRMNNFSFWLLPAAFGLLVSTLFSEGGGPNFGWTFYAPLSTTYAPESVTFFIFAIHLMGISSIMGAINVIATILNLRAPGMTLMKMPLFVWTWLITAFLLIAVMPVLAGCVTMMLMDIHFGTSFFNAAGGGDPVLFQHVFWFFGHPEVYIMILPAFGAVSSIIPAFARKPLFGYTSMVYATASIAFLSFIVWAHHMFTVGIPLTGELFFMFATMLIAVPTGVKVFNWVTTMWEGSMTFETPMLFAVAFVILFTIGGFSGLMLAIAPADFQYHDTYFVVAHFHYVLVPGAIFGIFASAYYWLPKWTGHMYDETLGKLHFWMSFIGMNLAFFPMHFVGLAGMPRRIPDYNLQFADFNMISSLGAFTFGATQFLFLFIVIKCIRGGKPAPAKPWDGAEGLEWTVPSPAPYHTFTTPPEVK, via the coding sequence ATGAGCGCAGTGATCGACCAGGATCATGCCGGACATGATCACCACCACGGCCCCGCCAAGGGTCTGATGCGTTGGGTGCTGACCACCAACCACAAGGACATCGGCTCGCTGTACCTGTGGTTCAGCTTCGCCATGTTCCTGCTGGGCGGATCCATGGCGATGGTGATCCGCGCCGAACTGTTCCAGCCGGGCCTGCAGATCGTGCAGCCGGAGTTCTTCAACCAGATGACCACCATGCACGGCCTGATCATGGTCTTCGGCGCGGTGATGCCGGCCTTCGTCGGCCTGGCCAACTGGATGATCCCGCTGATGATCGGTGCGCCGGACATGGCCCTGCCGAGGATGAACAACTTCAGCTTCTGGCTGTTGCCGGCGGCCTTCGGCCTGCTGGTGAGCACCCTGTTCTCCGAGGGGGGCGGGCCGAACTTCGGCTGGACCTTCTATGCCCCGCTGTCCACCACCTACGCGCCGGAAAGCGTCACCTTCTTCATCTTCGCCATCCACCTGATGGGCATCAGTTCGATCATGGGGGCGATCAACGTGATCGCCACCATCCTCAACCTGCGTGCCCCGGGCATGACCCTGATGAAGATGCCGCTGTTCGTCTGGACCTGGCTGATCACCGCCTTCCTGCTGATCGCGGTGATGCCGGTGCTGGCGGGCTGCGTGACCATGATGCTGATGGACATCCACTTCGGCACCAGCTTCTTCAACGCGGCCGGTGGCGGTGACCCGGTGCTCTTCCAGCACGTGTTCTGGTTCTTCGGCCACCCCGAGGTGTACATCATGATCCTGCCCGCCTTCGGCGCGGTCAGCTCGATCATCCCGGCCTTCGCCCGCAAGCCGCTGTTCGGCTACACCTCGATGGTCTACGCCACCGCGTCCATCGCCTTCCTGTCCTTCATCGTCTGGGCGCACCACATGTTCACCGTGGGCATCCCGCTGACCGGCGAGCTGTTCTTCATGTTCGCCACCATGCTGATCGCCGTGCCCACCGGGGTGAAGGTGTTCAACTGGGTGACCACCATGTGGGAAGGCTCGATGACCTTCGAGACGCCCATGCTGTTCGCCGTGGCCTTCGTCATCCTCTTCACCATCGGCGGCTTTTCCGGGCTGATGCTGGCCATCGCCCCGGCGGACTTCCAGTACCACGACACCTACTTCGTGGTGGCCCACTTCCACTACGTGCTGGTGCCTGGCGCCATTTTCGGCATCTTCGCCTCGGCCTATTACTGGCTGCCGAAATGGACCGGCCACATGTACGACGAGACCCTGGGCAAGCTGCATTTCTGGATGAGCTTCATCGGCATGAACCTGGCGTTCTTCCCCATGCACTTCGTGGGGCTGGCGGGCATGCCACGGCGGATTCCGGACTACAACCTGCAGTTCGCCGACTTCAACATGATCTCGTCGCTCGGCGCCTTCACCTTCGGCGCGACCCAGTTCCTCTTCCTCTTCATCGTCATCAAGTGCATCCGCGGCGGCAAGCCTGCCCCGGCCAAGCCCTGGGACGGCGCCGAGGGACTGGAGTGGACCGTGCCGTCGCCGGCGCCCTACCACACCTTCACGACGCCGCCGGAAGTGAAATGA
- a CDS encoding cytochrome c oxidase assembly protein, producing MSEMPVRRLVVRLLLLVVAMFGFGFALVPIYDVMCQAFGINGKTAGAYQGVQSEDQQRQVRVQFLATNAAGMSWEFRPRADDLVVHPGASNEMLFVAYNPSDKPMTAQAIPSVAPSKAAAFFHKTECFCFTQQVLQPGERIEMPVRFIVDRDLPADVHHLTLAYTLFDITARKPPVARNGG from the coding sequence ATGAGTGAGATGCCTGTGCGCCGCCTGGTGGTTCGCCTGCTGCTGCTGGTGGTGGCGATGTTCGGCTTCGGCTTCGCCCTGGTGCCCATCTATGACGTGATGTGCCAGGCGTTCGGCATCAACGGCAAGACCGCCGGGGCCTATCAGGGCGTCCAGAGCGAGGACCAGCAGCGCCAGGTGCGGGTGCAGTTCCTCGCCACCAACGCGGCGGGGATGAGCTGGGAGTTCCGCCCCAGGGCCGATGACCTGGTGGTGCATCCGGGGGCCAGCAACGAGATGCTGTTCGTCGCCTACAACCCCAGCGACAAGCCGATGACGGCCCAGGCCATTCCCAGCGTGGCGCCGTCTAAGGCCGCCGCCTTCTTCCACAAGACCGAATGCTTCTGCTTCACCCAGCAGGTCCTGCAACCCGGCGAGCGCATCGAGATGCCGGTGCGTTTCATCGTCGACCGCGACCTGCCGGCGGATGTGCATCACCTGACCCTCGCTTACACGCTGTTCGATATCACCGCCCGCAAGCCACCCGTCGCCAGGAATGGCGGCTGA
- a CDS encoding cytochrome c oxidase subunit 3 yields the protein MASHEHYYVPSQSKWPIIATLGLLVTVYGVGTWFNDLKAGRPESNGPIIFFVGGLLLAYMLFGWFGNVIRESRGGLYSAQMDRSFRWGMSWFIFSEVMFFAAFFGALFYIRHFAGPWLGGEGDKGVTNMLWPGFQYAWPLLENPDSKLFPPPKAVIDPWHLPLINTILLVTSSFTVTFAHHALRKNKRGPLKIWLALTILLGAVFIFFQAEEYVHAYQELGLTLGSGIYGATFFMLTGFHGAHVTLGAIILTVMLVRILRGHFNADHHFGFEAASWYWHFVDVVWIGLFIFVYVL from the coding sequence ATGGCAAGTCACGAGCACTACTACGTCCCGTCCCAGAGCAAGTGGCCGATCATCGCCACCCTGGGGCTCCTGGTGACCGTCTACGGCGTGGGCACCTGGTTCAACGACCTCAAGGCCGGGCGCCCCGAGTCCAACGGGCCGATCATCTTCTTCGTCGGCGGCCTGCTGCTGGCCTACATGCTCTTCGGCTGGTTCGGCAACGTCATCCGCGAGAGCCGTGGCGGCCTCTACAGCGCCCAGATGGACCGTTCCTTCCGCTGGGGCATGAGCTGGTTCATCTTCTCCGAAGTGATGTTCTTCGCCGCCTTCTTCGGCGCCCTCTTCTACATCCGCCATTTCGCCGGCCCCTGGTTGGGGGGCGAGGGTGACAAGGGGGTCACCAACATGCTCTGGCCCGGCTTCCAGTACGCCTGGCCGCTGCTGGAGAACCCGGACTCCAAGCTGTTCCCGCCACCCAAGGCGGTGATCGATCCCTGGCACCTGCCGCTGATCAACACCATCCTCCTGGTCACCTCCAGCTTCACCGTGACCTTCGCCCACCACGCCTTGCGCAAGAACAAGCGGGGGCCGCTGAAGATCTGGCTGGCCCTGACCATCCTCCTGGGAGCGGTGTTCATCTTCTTCCAGGCCGAGGAATACGTGCATGCCTACCAGGAGCTGGGGCTGACCCTGGGCTCGGGCATCTACGGCGCGACCTTCTTCATGCTCACCGGCTTCCACGGCGCCCACGTGACCCTGGGGGCGATCATCCTCACGGTGATGCTGGTGCGCATCCTGCGGGGGCACTTCAACGCCGACCACCACTTCGGCTTCGAGGCCGCCAGCTGGTACTGGCACTTCGTGGACGTGGTGTGGATCGGGCTGTTCATCTTTGTGTATGTGCTTTAG
- a CDS encoding twin transmembrane helix small protein, which translates to MLKAAIVLLLLATLISLFSGLFFLVKDEGRSSRVVNALTVRVVLAALTLALIAWGFYSGQLVSHVTW; encoded by the coding sequence ATGCTCAAGGCCGCGATCGTCCTCCTGCTGCTTGCCACCCTGATCAGTCTTTTCAGCGGCCTGTTCTTCCTGGTCAAGGATGAGGGTCGCAGCTCCCGGGTGGTCAATGCGCTGACCGTTCGTGTTGTCCTGGCCGCCCTGACCCTGGCGCTCATCGCCTGGGGCTTCTACAGCGGCCAACTCGTGTCCCATGTCACCTGGTGA
- a CDS encoding SURF1 family protein: MNGFRPGLGPALVVLALLPVLIGLGFWQLSRAEEKRALLAAAELRRVASPVDLENLASSADPAWLRVRLEGHFDPRHSLLLDSRIRDGRAGVELLQPFQDASGRWVLVNRGWLPWPDRREPPRFQTPEGPQRLIAWVYVPPGAAFELKPSAASDWPQLVNQVDAAALWQHLARTGLPLELRLEGGPAAYRTDWAVVAMGPEKHLGYAVQWFALATALLGLFIYYGLRKGRENDHEPSTRHA; the protein is encoded by the coding sequence ATGAACGGCTTCAGGCCGGGACTTGGTCCTGCCCTGGTGGTCCTCGCCCTGCTGCCGGTGCTGATCGGCCTCGGGTTCTGGCAATTGTCCCGCGCCGAGGAGAAGCGCGCCCTGCTGGCAGCTGCCGAACTGCGCCGCGTCGCCTCCCCCGTCGACCTCGAGAACCTGGCGTCCAGCGCCGATCCCGCCTGGCTTCGGGTGCGTCTCGAAGGCCATTTCGACCCCCGCCACAGCCTGTTGCTGGACAGCCGCATCCGTGATGGCCGCGCCGGCGTGGAACTGCTGCAACCCTTCCAGGACGCCAGTGGCCGCTGGGTGCTGGTCAATCGGGGCTGGTTGCCCTGGCCGGATCGGCGCGAGCCACCCCGCTTCCAGACCCCCGAAGGCCCGCAGCGCCTGATCGCCTGGGTCTACGTGCCACCGGGGGCCGCGTTCGAACTCAAGCCATCGGCCGCCAGCGACTGGCCGCAACTGGTCAACCAGGTGGATGCCGCCGCCCTCTGGCAGCACCTGGCGCGCACCGGGCTGCCCCTGGAGCTGCGCCTGGAAGGTGGCCCGGCGGCCTACCGCACCGACTGGGCGGTGGTGGCCATGGGGCCGGAAAAACACCTCGGCTATGCCGTGCAATGGTTCGCCCTGGCGACCGCACTGCTGGGCCTCTTCATCTATTACGGACTGCGCAAAGGACGGGAGAACGACCATGAACCCAGCACTCGCCATGCCTGA